The DNA window TCGAATGGCTCCGCCGAGGGGCCAAGGCGCGGACGACCAAGGCTAAGGGCCGCATCAACCAGGCCGGCCAGATGATGGACGAGCTGGCCGACCTGCGCAAGCGCAACGCGCCGCAAGGCGGGGCCGAGATCGACTTCTCTGCCAGCGGACGCCAGACGAAGAAGCTGCTGGTCGCCAAGAAGCTCAGCAAGGCGCTCGGCGGGCGGCAACTGTTCACGAACTTTGACCTGGTGATGTCGCCGGGCATGCGCCTCGGGTTGCTCGGGCCCAACGGCAGCGGCAAATCGACGCTGATTCGGCTGCTCGTCGGACAGCTCGCGCCCGATGGTGGAACGGTCGTCCCGGCAGACGGACTGCAGATCGTCCATTTCGAGCAGACGCGGGCGGCGCTCGACCCGGCGCAAACCCTTCGCCGGGCACTCGCCCCGACCGGCGACAACGTCAGCTTCCGCGGGCAGAACATGCACGTCAGCGGCTGGGCGGCGAAGTTCCTGTTCCGCAAGGAACAGTTGGATTTGCCCGTCGGCGATCTGTCCGGCGGCGAGCGTTCGCGCGTGCTGATTGCCCGGTTGATGCTCCTGCCGGCCGACCTCTTGATCCTCGACGAGCCGACGAACGACCTGGACATCTCGTCGCTCGACATCCTGGAAGAGAGCCTGTCGGACTTCCCCGGCGCGCTGCTGCTGGTGACGCACGATCGAATGATGCTCGACCGCCTGAGCACCGACCTGCTCGCGCTGGACGGCAAAGGCAATGCCAACTTCTACGCCAGCCTCACGCAGTGGCAGGCGGCGAAAGAGGCCGCCGAGGAAGCCGAGGCGGCCAGGATTCGCGCGGCCAGCAAGGCGGCACGATCAGCCGCGCCGGCGGTCGAAGCGAAGAAAAAGCTTTCGTACATGGAGCAGCGCGAGCTGGAGCAGATCGAAGCCAAGATCCACACCGCTGAAGAGGACTTGGTCGCCCAGCAGAAGAAGATGGACGACCCCAAGGTGCTCGCCGACCGGAACAAGCTGCACGAGGTCTGCGCCGCGGTCGATGCGGCTCAGAAGAAGGTGACAGACCTGTACGCCAGGTGGGAAGAACTGGAATCGCGGGCGTGAGCGGCCCCCATGCGATCTTGGGTCAGTTTGCACCTGATCTCGAGTTGATCAAAAGCCTCGAAGAGGCGAAAGAACCATAGCCCAGGGCGCTGTCTCCGCGAAGCGGGGCGAGCCCTGGGTTTGTCGTGAAGTCAATCAAAGCCCTGTAAGGGCGAAAGAGCCATCGCGCCGCTCACGTCGATCGCTCTTTCGCCCTTTCAGGGCTTGCTGTGAAATGACCTATGACCCAGGGTTCCGGCTCGCTGCGCGATCCTCCACCCTGGGCTATGGCTCTTTCGCCTCTTCGAGGCTGAACTGTTCACGCGACCTGGAAGATGTCCGAACCATGAAAGACCTCAACATCGCCATCATCGGATGCGGCCTGATCGGGAACAAACGCGCTAAAGCACTCGCCGGCGGGCGTCTGGTGGCCGTTGCCGACACCAACCTTGGCCGGGCCGAGCAGCTCGCCAAAGGCCATCCGGGTTGTGTCGCGACCGACAACTGGCAGAAGGCGGCGCTGCGGGATGATGTGCAGGTTGTTGTCGTCGCGACGACCAACGACCAGCTCGCCCCGATCACCCTCGCGGCGGTCAACGCCGGCAAGCATGTGCTGGTCGAGAAACCCGCCGCCCGCAACGCCGCCGAGCTCGAACCCGTCGCCGCCGCCGCCCGCAAGGCGTTCGCCGACAAGGGCGTCGTCGTGAAAGTCGGCTTCAATCACCGCTTCCATCCGGCGCTGTTCAAAGCGAAACAGATGATCGACGCCGGCGACGTCGGCCCGCTGATGTTCCTCCGCGCCCGCTACGGCCATGGCGGGCGAAAAGGCATGGAAACCGAATGGCGCGGCAACCCCGCGATGTCCGGCGGGGGCGAGATGCTCGACCAGGGCGTGCACCTGATCGACCTCGCCCGCTGGTACCTCGGCGACTTCCCCCACGTCATGGGTCACGTCAGCCGACATTTCTGGAACTGGGCCGTCG is part of the Humisphaera borealis genome and encodes:
- a CDS encoding Gfo/Idh/MocA family protein, which translates into the protein MKDLNIAIIGCGLIGNKRAKALAGGRLVAVADTNLGRAEQLAKGHPGCVATDNWQKAALRDDVQVVVVATTNDQLAPITLAAVNAGKHVLVEKPAARNAAELEPVAAAARKAFADKGVVVKVGFNHRFHPALFKAKQMIDAGDVGPLMFLRARYGHGGRKGMETEWRGNPAMSGGGEMLDQGVHLIDLARWYLGDFPHVMGHVSRHFWNWAVDDNGFAILRTEAGQVAFLHATCTEWKNLFSMEIYGRDGKLSIDGLGGSYGVEKLTYYKMLPQMGPPETTSWEYPFPDTSWDLEWAHFVQCIRERKQAMGNLDDALATLVVIGELYRQSPEIVPFSGGH
- a CDS encoding ABC-F family ATP-binding cassette domain-containing protein, yielding MTLLLNCSSLSKAFGARPLFQGISISFDDSERTGLIGPNGSGKSTLMKILAGIEQPDDGKIEAKRNLRLGYLPQEDRFPAGKTCHQVLVDAQNGAHADEHERELEATILLSKLEFPDHDQAAAELSGGWRKRLAIARELIRKPDLLLLDEPTNHLDLEGILWLEDLLSNAPFAFVLVSHDRYFLENATNRTVELNDSYPDGYLSHNGPYSQFVEKRVEFLEAQAAREQALASTVRREIEWLRRGAKARTTKAKGRINQAGQMMDELADLRKRNAPQGGAEIDFSASGRQTKKLLVAKKLSKALGGRQLFTNFDLVMSPGMRLGLLGPNGSGKSTLIRLLVGQLAPDGGTVVPADGLQIVHFEQTRAALDPAQTLRRALAPTGDNVSFRGQNMHVSGWAAKFLFRKEQLDLPVGDLSGGERSRVLIARLMLLPADLLILDEPTNDLDISSLDILEESLSDFPGALLLVTHDRMMLDRLSTDLLALDGKGNANFYASLTQWQAAKEAAEEAEAARIRAASKAARSAAPAVEAKKKLSYMEQRELEQIEAKIHTAEEDLVAQQKKMDDPKVLADRNKLHEVCAAVDAAQKKVTDLYARWEELESRA